Proteins co-encoded in one Chitinophagales bacterium genomic window:
- a CDS encoding DUF697 domain-containing protein, translating into MSFISFLPTYLKHKIGGLFPENNNENRKERANEVVNNHILWSMGAGAIPFPIVDVGVLTLVQLAMMKQLCRTYDVDYSRRVSKSLITALVGNTLVRVGAIATKLVPGYGYVVGSISLAILSGASTYALGQVFVNHLEGGNDLLNFDVDKAKEMYEREFERGKEYAGKLKKQYDEDPKPVEIDPAPEEKDIFETLHRLHELTEKGILTEEEFLRKKAELLTKL; encoded by the coding sequence ATGAGTTTCATATCCTTTTTACCTACTTACCTCAAACACAAAATCGGCGGCTTGTTTCCTGAAAACAACAACGAAAACCGCAAAGAACGGGCAAACGAAGTGGTGAATAATCACATTCTTTGGTCCATGGGTGCGGGTGCTATCCCCTTCCCTATCGTAGATGTAGGCGTTTTGACCTTGGTGCAATTGGCCATGATGAAACAGCTTTGCCGTACTTATGATGTGGACTATTCTCGCAGAGTGAGCAAAAGTCTCATCACGGCTTTGGTCGGCAATACCTTGGTGCGTGTGGGCGCAATTGCCACGAAGTTAGTGCCAGGATATGGCTATGTAGTCGGCAGTATTTCTTTGGCAATCTTGTCGGGTGCTTCTACTTATGCTTTAGGGCAAGTGTTTGTGAACCATCTCGAAGGCGGCAACGACCTCCTCAATTTTGATGTGGACAAAGCCAAGGAAATGTATGAGCGTGAATTTGAGCGTGGAAAGGAATATGCGGGTAAACTCAAAAAACAATACGACGAAGACCCAAAACCTGTCGAAATTGACCCTGCTCCCGAAGAAAAAGACATTTTTGAAACACTTCACCGCCTTCACGAATTGACCGAAAAAGGCATCCTCACAGAAGAGGAATTTCTCCGCAAAAAGGCAGAACTGCTAACAAAGCTTTAG
- a CDS encoding T9SS type A sorting domain-containing protein yields the protein MKYTMLLFLTFFVATTLLQADNWDLFPPNQVTYFHFTGEKMDAISPFYVDAVETVNDTEYQYILRAYMENISGGCYETLTTNDLWNETNYRFPNEVMVKQNGWYGETVFEVNPASPPSMIFNVLANVGDKWLIESETYQDFDQIEVECVSMESENFLDVADNVKTFHLQALQNGTPVSSNFNDIVLKISEQYGLISGIPLKELRQNAPTTQMQLVGFEDENGDLHGRTLQHTPLLQSSIEVDLSEQPNGIYLVQISDGKSWWTEKVLKH from the coding sequence ATGAAATATACAATGCTACTTTTCCTCACCTTTTTTGTAGCGACTACTTTGCTTCAAGCAGATAATTGGGATTTGTTTCCCCCCAATCAGGTGACCTATTTTCATTTCACAGGTGAAAAAATGGATGCTATATCGCCTTTTTATGTAGATGCAGTAGAAACCGTAAACGACACTGAATACCAGTACATTCTAAGAGCGTATATGGAAAATATTTCAGGTGGTTGCTACGAAACATTAACAACCAATGATTTGTGGAACGAAACGAATTACCGTTTTCCGAATGAAGTCATGGTAAAACAAAATGGCTGGTATGGCGAAACGGTTTTTGAAGTCAATCCTGCAAGTCCTCCTTCAATGATTTTCAACGTATTGGCAAATGTGGGGGATAAATGGCTGATTGAAAGTGAAACCTACCAAGATTTTGACCAAATTGAAGTGGAATGTGTCAGTATGGAATCGGAGAACTTTTTGGATGTTGCCGACAATGTAAAAACCTTTCACCTTCAAGCCCTTCAAAATGGTACTCCTGTCAGTAGCAACTTCAATGACATTGTACTCAAAATCAGCGAACAATATGGTTTGATTTCTGGAATTCCATTGAAGGAATTGCGGCAAAACGCACCTACCACACAAATGCAGTTGGTCGGTTTTGAAGATGAAAATGGCGATTTACACGGTCGTACCTTGCAGCACACGCCCTTGCTGCAATCTTCCATTGAAGTCGACTTATCCGAACAACCTAACGGCATTTATTTGGTGCAAATTTCGGATGGAAAGAGTTGGTGGACGGAGAAGGTGTTGAAGCATTGA
- a CDS encoding T9SS type A sorting domain-containing protein, with translation MKQIITFIILFILVNSQTLFSQQYNSFEDPNQNLLINIDTANHSNIWQIGQPSKTLFSSAFSPPNALTTDTANTYPIDNQSSFSFKIDRSLLWAGFPYFILEWWQKMDCEKGVDGGIIEVSYDNQTTWYNIFEDPLHQPFMLSSIPVVSLFSGQKGISEQDNTWKRMGFCWSESSNIPADTIFLRFTFVSNSVDTQQEGWIIDNFHVYETIIDEIEDGTYFAQQITLHPNPTNNRFVLHLQNPKLQNLQLTITDIHGRTLQHTPLLQSSIEVDLSEQPNGIYLVQISDGKSWWTEKVVKY, from the coding sequence ATGAAACAAATAATAACATTCATTATTCTATTTATTTTGGTGAACAGCCAAACACTGTTTTCCCAGCAATACAACTCATTTGAAGATCCCAATCAAAATCTGCTCATCAACATAGATACTGCCAATCACAGCAACATTTGGCAAATAGGCCAGCCTTCCAAAACACTTTTTTCAAGTGCCTTTTCGCCCCCCAATGCCTTGACAACAGACACGGCCAACACCTACCCTATTGACAATCAATCTTCTTTTAGTTTCAAAATTGACAGAAGTCTGCTATGGGCAGGTTTTCCTTATTTCATATTGGAATGGTGGCAAAAAATGGATTGTGAAAAAGGGGTAGATGGTGGCATCATCGAGGTTTCTTACGACAATCAAACAACTTGGTACAATATCTTTGAAGATCCTTTGCATCAACCATTTATGTTGAGCAGTATTCCCGTTGTCTCCCTTTTTTCGGGGCAAAAAGGCATAAGTGAACAAGACAATACTTGGAAAAGAATGGGGTTTTGTTGGTCTGAAAGCTCCAACATACCCGCAGATACCATCTTTTTACGATTCACTTTTGTATCAAACTCCGTTGATACCCAGCAGGAAGGTTGGATAATAGACAATTTTCATGTTTACGAAACCATAATTGATGAAATTGAAGATGGAACCTACTTTGCACAACAAATTACACTCCATCCCAATCCAACCAACAACCGCTTTGTTCTTCACCTTCAAAACCCCAAACTGCAAAACCTGCAATTGACCATTACCGACATTCACGGTCGCACTTTGCAGCATACGCCCTTGCTGCAATCTTCCATTGAAGTCGACTTATCCGAACAACCGAATGGCATTTATTTGGTGCAAATTTCGGATGGAAAAAGTTGGTGGACGGAGAAGGTCGTGAAGTATTGA
- a CDS encoding C25 family cysteine peptidase — translation MIQRLLFLILSCAFISTNVQAQQKFGNEWVNFDKNYYKIKVAESKLYRIPFNTLQLLDLPLEGTQFQLFYMGKEIPIYVSTNGNFGISDYIEFYGEKLDGTLDQALFLEPSFQLHNYYNLFTDTSAYYLTANSQEENLRYQTIENNLTNLPPKETHFKHTVVNAMLNQFFPGNSITNFANEHNYYAEYGDGEGFASGTVVDKGHITFKSITPSVYLQGENAVVTTRIVGWSDDFSKPTDDHHTQIRFNGELYVDTYFEGRGNITRSFEVPVDVFLDTQEVYYESLQDEGVIADKFSVSYYSITYPRTFEFDNLTHNFTFELPNDGDKYLEVKNFGGGNAPILYDLTNHIRLQPKVINVGGNLIYQIFLPQVAGGAAMRKLHLSHTSFAGVPATVSQAKQVNFINHLALQNQGDYIVLSHPSLMEGEVNQVDRYLQYRNSEAGGAHKAVLVNVEELFEQFSFGVEKHPSSIRNFTNYALEKWEVKPHFLFLLGKSVGYSFSRTNSVAWAQNLVPTFGHIPSDNWLSSPMDNSSYKPQLATGRIPANTPQQVQDYLDKVILYEALQNSPCTKEDRLWSKHAMHLAGGGNLKEEQEYSSFIDSYSDIYEDRLMGGKVVFRYSKASDNVIEPIELDNTINNGVSIINFFGHSSGPDFNIPLGSPFDFKNYGKYPMIIGSSCFTGNIHRNLNLGQDAETSMAETWVLAKDLGAIGYMSSISFGFPSFMDIHVTELYQNMCKENYHQTIGEILQQTIIDAEATTNSIKGTRLVSEQFALTCDPAIILNSWKKPELAITPSDIFVTPVQLTTNLDSFAVNIVLANLGKATTDSVDILIRRTFPDDSQEIAATKKVLMPAYVDTLKLYVQMGEGSFVSGKNSLTVEIDYEGKIEEDCEDNNTVVKDLTIFSDLLVPISPCDFSIVTEIKPTLFASTGQPDSQAKAYIIQVDTTILFNSPVFEQHTLTSEAGVIQWQPNINFLNNAVYYWRVSPIPSDGTDFSWQQSSFIYAPESKKGWNQSHFYQFQQNQYDQIVLDETTRQFEYTGFENELWITNQHNNFNDIGIVLNLNLIIGQSCLSGACNGGIVFAAFKPAATLEPLLSTRTVLQGGCDGRGSFGNIQCSAGFKAGIEFHTGTVEQLDSMLNFMYEDIPDGYYVLSYSVSNHRLGTDDVSEPIFERQEAILKFYEDLGIPQAKNIKPDQTFILFGRKGASNYPGHFVATTEENLNEKIELRLTVGTEEKGQFYSPAIGPSKNWETLQWDYKSLEPFANQDDISINVYGIPPIGSETLLLNTGKNQNTDLSEISAESYPFLRLQALTSDTINFTTPQMEHWRVFFERAPEFALNRQSFFEFYNDTLQEGENLRLRLAVTNASDASADSLLIGYTIINQENNTIPLNQSAQKALMAGETFISDLQYSTEGLVGNNILVVELNPNHDQLEKFGFNNILFVPFFVTSDEKNPVLDVTFDGRHILDGDLVSASPEILIRAKDENPFLELNDPEDFSLQLEHPDGTVEELSLDSELIQFIPATQSQAAEGKNEASIVYTPDLLQDGTYTLTATAKDRSDNRFNPKSYKTSFEVVNEHLISNVLNYPNPFTTSTQFIFTLTGSEVPEQLRIQIMTVSGKIVKEISGAELGELFIGRNRTEYKWDGTDEFGNRLANGVYLYKVTAYRQGQALEKYNTTEKVDGLFKNGWGKMYLMR, via the coding sequence ATGATACAAAGGTTACTATTCCTTATATTATCTTGTGCATTCATCAGCACAAACGTACAAGCTCAGCAGAAATTCGGCAATGAGTGGGTAAATTTTGATAAAAACTATTACAAAATAAAAGTTGCGGAAAGCAAACTGTATAGAATTCCCTTCAATACTTTGCAGTTATTAGATCTGCCATTGGAAGGTACTCAATTCCAGCTATTCTATATGGGAAAAGAAATACCGATTTATGTCAGTACAAACGGAAATTTCGGTATAAGTGATTACATCGAATTTTATGGAGAAAAATTAGATGGTACGTTAGATCAAGCCCTATTTTTAGAACCTTCTTTTCAATTGCACAATTACTACAATCTTTTTACAGATACGAGTGCTTACTATCTGACTGCCAATTCACAAGAAGAAAATTTGCGCTATCAAACCATTGAAAACAATTTGACCAATTTGCCTCCTAAAGAAACACACTTCAAACACACAGTCGTCAATGCCATGCTCAACCAGTTTTTTCCTGGCAATTCTATCACCAATTTTGCCAATGAACACAATTATTATGCAGAATATGGTGATGGTGAGGGATTTGCAAGTGGAACAGTCGTGGATAAAGGACACATCACCTTCAAATCCATCACACCTTCTGTCTATTTGCAGGGAGAAAATGCGGTAGTTACTACACGCATTGTAGGTTGGTCAGACGATTTCAGCAAACCTACCGATGACCATCATACTCAGATACGCTTCAATGGAGAATTGTATGTCGATACTTATTTTGAAGGAAGAGGCAACATTACCAGAAGCTTTGAAGTCCCAGTTGACGTATTTTTAGATACACAAGAGGTTTACTATGAATCATTGCAGGATGAAGGAGTCATTGCAGACAAGTTTTCAGTTTCTTATTATTCCATCACTTATCCACGAACCTTTGAATTTGACAACCTCACCCACAATTTTACTTTTGAACTACCAAATGATGGGGATAAATATTTAGAAGTCAAAAACTTTGGAGGAGGAAACGCTCCTATTCTTTACGATTTAACCAATCACATACGATTGCAGCCCAAAGTCATAAATGTTGGAGGAAATCTTATTTATCAAATATTTTTGCCACAGGTTGCAGGGGGCGCAGCAATGAGGAAACTTCACTTATCCCATACATCTTTTGCAGGAGTGCCTGCCACTGTTTCACAGGCCAAACAGGTAAATTTTATCAACCATTTGGCTTTACAAAATCAGGGTGATTATATTGTTCTCAGTCATCCAAGTTTGATGGAAGGAGAAGTAAATCAAGTAGATCGCTATCTTCAATACCGAAATAGTGAAGCAGGAGGAGCGCATAAAGCAGTCCTTGTGAATGTTGAAGAATTATTTGAGCAGTTTTCCTTTGGTGTAGAAAAACATCCATCTTCTATCCGAAACTTTACCAACTATGCACTGGAAAAGTGGGAAGTAAAACCCCATTTTTTGTTTTTGTTGGGCAAATCCGTTGGTTATAGTTTTTCTCGTACAAATAGTGTGGCATGGGCGCAAAACTTGGTGCCGACTTTCGGACATATTCCATCCGACAATTGGTTGAGTAGTCCAATGGACAATAGCAGCTATAAACCACAATTGGCAACAGGCAGAATACCCGCCAATACACCTCAACAGGTGCAGGATTATTTGGATAAAGTGATACTTTATGAAGCGTTGCAAAATTCTCCTTGTACTAAGGAGGATCGTCTTTGGTCCAAACATGCTATGCACTTAGCGGGTGGAGGAAACCTGAAGGAAGAACAAGAATATTCAAGTTTTATTGATAGTTATTCAGATATTTATGAAGATAGATTGATGGGAGGGAAGGTTGTATTTCGTTATTCTAAAGCCAGTGATAATGTAATTGAGCCTATCGAACTGGACAATACCATCAATAATGGAGTTTCGATCATCAACTTTTTTGGTCATTCATCTGGTCCTGACTTCAATATACCATTGGGTTCTCCCTTTGATTTTAAGAATTATGGGAAGTATCCGATGATTATTGGTAGTTCTTGTTTTACAGGCAACATTCACCGAAACTTAAACCTTGGGCAAGACGCAGAAACGAGCATGGCAGAAACTTGGGTGTTGGCAAAAGATTTGGGGGCAATTGGGTATATGTCCTCCATCAGTTTTGGTTTTCCTTCATTTATGGATATCCATGTGACGGAGTTGTACCAAAATATGTGCAAAGAAAATTACCACCAAACCATCGGTGAAATTCTTCAGCAAACCATTATAGATGCAGAAGCTACAACAAATAGCATAAAAGGAACCCGATTGGTCAGCGAACAATTTGCACTAACCTGTGACCCTGCTATTATCCTCAATAGTTGGAAAAAACCCGAGTTGGCCATCACTCCATCAGATATATTTGTTACACCTGTCCAATTGACTACTAACTTAGATTCTTTTGCAGTGAATATAGTGCTTGCCAACCTTGGAAAAGCCACAACAGATTCAGTCGACATTCTAATTCGTCGAACTTTTCCCGATGATAGCCAAGAAATTGCAGCCACAAAAAAGGTGCTGATGCCAGCTTATGTTGATACATTAAAATTGTATGTTCAGATGGGTGAAGGCAGTTTTGTGTCGGGCAAAAACTCGTTAACGGTAGAAATAGATTATGAAGGAAAGATTGAAGAAGACTGTGAGGACAACAATACAGTTGTCAAAGACCTCACTATTTTTTCTGACCTTTTAGTTCCGATTAGTCCATGTGATTTTTCCATCGTGACAGAAATTAAGCCAACGCTTTTTGCTTCAACAGGACAACCCGACAGTCAGGCTAAGGCCTACATCATACAAGTTGATACAACGATATTGTTCAATAGCCCTGTTTTTGAACAGCATACGCTGACCAGCGAAGCAGGGGTGATTCAATGGCAACCTAATATCAACTTCCTCAATAATGCGGTGTATTATTGGCGGGTAAGTCCAATTCCTTCCGATGGTACAGATTTCAGTTGGCAGCAAAGTTCTTTTATCTATGCCCCTGAAAGCAAAAAAGGATGGAACCAATCCCACTTTTACCAATTCCAACAAAATCAATATGACCAGATAGTATTGGATGAAACTACCCGACAATTTGAATACACAGGTTTCGAAAATGAACTATGGATTACCAATCAGCACAATAATTTCAACGATATAGGAATCGTCTTAAATCTCAACTTGATTATTGGACAATCCTGTTTGTCGGGAGCCTGCAATGGAGGAATCGTATTTGCAGCTTTCAAACCTGCGGCAACCTTAGAACCATTACTTTCTACGAGAACAGTATTGCAAGGCGGTTGCGATGGACGAGGTAGTTTTGGCAATATTCAGTGTAGTGCTGGCTTCAAAGCGGGAATAGAGTTCCACACAGGGACAGTAGAACAGCTGGATAGTATGCTCAATTTTATGTACGAAGATATTCCAGATGGATACTATGTTTTGTCGTATTCGGTTAGTAACCATCGATTAGGAACAGATGATGTGAGCGAACCTATTTTTGAACGCCAAGAAGCCATTTTGAAGTTCTACGAAGACTTGGGTATTCCTCAAGCTAAAAACATCAAGCCTGACCAAACTTTTATCCTATTTGGAAGGAAAGGAGCGTCCAATTATCCCGGTCATTTTGTAGCGACAACCGAAGAAAACCTCAACGAAAAAATAGAATTGAGACTGACCGTAGGCACCGAAGAAAAGGGGCAGTTTTATTCTCCTGCCATTGGGCCTTCCAAAAACTGGGAAACCCTGCAATGGGATTACAAAAGCTTAGAACCTTTTGCCAATCAAGATGATATCAGTATCAATGTATATGGAATCCCTCCAATCGGTAGCGAAACCTTGCTACTCAATACAGGCAAAAACCAAAATACCGATCTGAGCGAAATTTCTGCTGAATCGTATCCTTTTCTGCGATTACAGGCATTGACTTCCGATACCATCAATTTTACTACTCCACAAATGGAACATTGGCGGGTATTTTTTGAACGTGCGCCAGAATTTGCACTCAATCGGCAGTCTTTCTTTGAGTTTTACAACGATACACTACAAGAAGGCGAAAACCTTCGTTTGCGCTTGGCAGTCACCAATGCGAGCGATGCGTCCGCCGATAGTTTGCTCATAGGCTACACCATCATCAACCAAGAAAACAACACCATCCCGCTCAATCAGTCAGCCCAAAAGGCATTGATGGCAGGCGAAACCTTCATCAGCGACCTTCAATATTCGACTGAAGGTTTGGTGGGCAACAACATCTTGGTGGTCGAACTGAATCCAAACCACGACCAACTCGAAAAATTTGGCTTCAACAATATCTTGTTTGTGCCTTTCTTCGTGACTTCCGACGAAAAAAATCCTGTATTGGATGTGACCTTCGATGGGCGGCACATTTTGGATGGTGATTTGGTGTCTGCAAGTCCAGAAATTTTAATTCGTGCAAAAGACGAAAATCCGTTTTTGGAGCTAAACGACCCAGAAGATTTTAGTCTGCAATTGGAGCATCCCGATGGCACAGTTGAGGAATTGAGTTTGGATAGCGAACTAATTCAGTTCATTCCAGCTACTCAAAGCCAAGCTGCTGAGGGCAAAAACGAGGCAAGCATTGTTTATACGCCCGACTTGCTGCAAGATGGTACTTACACTTTGACGGCTACTGCCAAAGACCGCAGCGACAACCGCTTTAACCCCAAATCCTACAAAACGAGTTTTGAAGTGGTGAATGAACATTTGATTTCCAATGTATTGAATTACCCCAATCCTTTTACTACCAGTACCCAATTTATTTTCACCCTAACAGGTAGTGAAGTTCCTGAGCAACTCCGCATTCAAATCATGACGGTTTCGGGCAAGATTGTGAAGGAAATCAGTGGCGCAGAATTGGGGGAATTGTTTATCGGTCGCAACCGCACCGAATACAAATGGGATGGAACCGATGAGTTTGGCAACCGCTTGGCTAATGGTGTGTATCTCTACAAAGTCACGGCTTATCGACAGGGACAGGCATTGGAGAAATACAACACGACTGAAAAAGTGGATGGCTTGTTCAAAAATGGTTGGGGCAAGATGTATTTGATGCGGTAA
- a CDS encoding PorV/PorQ family protein, with protein sequence MFKNICTIIILALLLLGELSAQEVRKYSNEFLSLGVGARALAMGNAQNASVNDVTAGFWNPAGLTGLNNLQVGAMHSEWFAGIAKYDYASLALPISNGERALGLSVIRFGVDDIPNTLFIIEPDGSINYDNVTTFSAADYAFLFSYAQKIKKLNVGANIKVIHRTVGTFAKSWGFGLDIGAQLAVSENFHLGLTIKDLTTTINAWSFNFTEEEKQMLALTDNVIPSSSVELTGQRAILGGAYNFKFGEKLALLAEANLDFTFDGKRNVLVKSDFMSIDPHFGLELGFDNAIFLRGGMNNIQQFTDDLTGNTLTSTQPSAGIGIKIKELQIDYAFTGFNRVDDGVYSHIFSLVFNFSKNE encoded by the coding sequence ATGTTTAAAAATATATGTACGATTATAATACTTGCTCTTCTTTTGTTGGGAGAGTTGTCTGCTCAAGAAGTCAGAAAATACAGCAATGAATTTTTGTCATTGGGAGTCGGCGCAAGGGCATTGGCAATGGGTAATGCCCAAAATGCTTCGGTTAACGACGTAACTGCTGGCTTTTGGAATCCAGCAGGTCTGACAGGGCTTAACAACTTGCAAGTAGGAGCGATGCACTCAGAATGGTTTGCAGGGATAGCGAAATATGATTACGCAAGCCTTGCGTTGCCTATTTCTAATGGAGAGAGAGCTTTAGGTCTTTCCGTCATTCGCTTTGGAGTAGATGACATTCCCAACACTCTTTTCATTATTGAACCAGATGGCAGCATCAACTATGATAATGTGACGACTTTCTCCGCAGCCGACTATGCCTTTTTGTTTTCTTATGCTCAGAAAATCAAAAAGCTAAATGTAGGCGCAAACATAAAAGTCATACACCGAACAGTCGGTACTTTCGCCAAATCATGGGGCTTCGGTTTAGACATTGGCGCACAATTGGCAGTCAGTGAAAACTTTCACTTAGGGCTGACCATCAAAGATTTGACTACTACCATCAATGCTTGGTCGTTCAACTTTACGGAAGAAGAAAAACAAATGCTCGCATTGACAGACAACGTTATACCTTCAAGTTCCGTTGAACTCACAGGACAAAGGGCTATTTTGGGAGGTGCTTACAACTTCAAATTTGGTGAAAAACTGGCATTATTGGCAGAAGCTAACCTTGATTTTACCTTCGATGGCAAACGCAATGTGTTGGTCAAAAGTGATTTTATGAGTATTGACCCACATTTTGGCTTAGAATTGGGTTTCGACAATGCCATTTTTCTTCGAGGAGGCATGAACAATATTCAGCAATTCACCGATGATTTAACGGGAAATACCCTTACCAGCACACAACCGAGTGCAGGTATTGGTATCAAAATCAAAGAATTGCAAATAGATTATGCCTTCACGGGCTTCAACCGTGTAGATGATGGTGTATATTCACACATCTTCTCTTTGGTGTTCAATTTCAGCAAAAACGAATAA
- a CDS encoding diacylglycerol kinase family lipid kinase — MQKKKILFIINPIAGINKKKKIPKLAHQLTDSNKYEVHIAYTQYAGHAKLLAKKAVNDAFDVVVAVGGDGSINEVAQQLIHTEVALGIVPGGSGNGFARKLRIPRNRKKALEVLNEAHTIQCDVGIINNKVFFSNAGVGIEALIVNRFATTKVRGFVPYARWALHSYATYSPQKYTIFCDDMRFESEALFLNFSNSGQYGYQIGVAPEVSDMTDGLLEMIVVKPFPKWRALYLLPMFMMGKASSVSYVDVIQTDKAVIQCEVLTDAQIDGDPAGKATDFEVKVLKGALKVIVPTI, encoded by the coding sequence ATGCAGAAAAAGAAGATATTATTTATCATCAATCCGATTGCGGGAATCAACAAGAAAAAAAAGATTCCTAAATTGGCACATCAACTGACAGACTCTAATAAATATGAAGTACATATTGCTTATACACAATATGCTGGTCACGCTAAATTATTGGCAAAAAAGGCAGTAAATGATGCTTTTGATGTGGTAGTGGCTGTTGGTGGAGATGGCTCTATCAATGAGGTGGCACAGCAGTTGATTCATACGGAGGTAGCTTTAGGGATAGTTCCTGGGGGATCGGGTAATGGTTTTGCCCGTAAATTGAGGATTCCGAGAAATCGAAAAAAGGCCTTGGAGGTCTTGAATGAGGCGCATACAATTCAATGTGATGTGGGGATAATCAATAACAAAGTATTTTTTAGCAATGCTGGTGTTGGGATTGAAGCCTTGATTGTGAACCGTTTTGCTACGACCAAAGTGAGAGGATTTGTGCCATATGCTCGTTGGGCTTTACATTCTTATGCGACTTATTCTCCTCAAAAATATACGATTTTCTGCGATGATATGCGTTTTGAAAGCGAGGCATTGTTTCTCAACTTTTCAAATTCGGGGCAGTATGGATATCAAATTGGCGTAGCACCAGAGGTTTCGGATATGACGGACGGTTTGTTGGAAATGATTGTGGTGAAACCTTTTCCGAAATGGAGGGCTTTGTATTTGTTGCCCATGTTTATGATGGGAAAAGCGTCAAGTGTATCGTATGTTGATGTAATTCAAACTGATAAGGCCGTAATTCAATGTGAAGTACTTACTGATGCTCAGATTGACGGTGATCCTGCGGGTAAGGCAACTGATTTTGAAGTGAAAGTATTGAAGGGGGCATTGAAGGTAATTGTACCGACTATTTGA
- a CDS encoding ATP-binding protein — MKSISKYIWNKSIPTQYIEEFQTQLHRRNLKKLFLISMVLVVIHILILPTDYLHYIKGDWERIPAYFDLFLFHLSVFPFFGISAISYKLNEEKLNQKNHQFTQKLVWMSMAVFAVWFLGISLNNQLIHGEITIFVMFVLALSFMFNFRNFELAIILTISYVVLVGGLIYFQTNTDKLVGHIINSFVIVALSFFIGSYLYNLKVKEFLNGKLLEQSNLSLKEVNEDLKQFVYVASHDLKEPLRMINSFTNLLERSAASKLNIEEKEYMAFVTGGVERMNLLLNDLLNYATIDKLNEKEMQEEVDLDDILCIVQQNLRSSIHENEVQIEADALPKVKAPRLFMIQLFQNLLSNAIKFRKECTPKIQIHVVENENNYTLSVVDNGIGIEADYTEQVFTIFKRLHSSAEYQGTGIGLAICQKIINKLGGEIWLESVPAQGSTFYFTLPKGQ; from the coding sequence ATGAAATCAATATCAAAATATATTTGGAATAAATCAATTCCTACACAATACATAGAGGAATTTCAAACACAATTGCATCGCCGAAACCTCAAAAAACTTTTTTTGATAAGTATGGTATTGGTAGTTATTCATATTTTGATATTACCAACTGACTATCTGCATTATATAAAAGGAGATTGGGAACGTATTCCCGCTTATTTTGACTTGTTTCTTTTTCATCTGAGTGTCTTTCCCTTTTTTGGTATTTCTGCAATCTCATATAAACTGAATGAAGAAAAACTGAATCAAAAAAACCATCAATTTACTCAAAAACTGGTGTGGATGTCTATGGCTGTCTTTGCCGTATGGTTTTTGGGTATTTCGCTCAACAACCAACTGATTCACGGCGAAATCACCATTTTTGTGATGTTTGTATTGGCGTTAAGTTTTATGTTCAATTTTCGCAACTTTGAATTGGCTATCATATTGACGATTAGCTATGTAGTATTGGTGGGGGGCTTGATTTATTTCCAGACAAATACCGATAAACTCGTTGGACATATCATCAATAGTTTCGTGATTGTAGCACTTAGCTTTTTTATCGGCAGCTACTTATACAACCTCAAAGTAAAAGAATTTTTGAATGGTAAACTATTGGAACAAAGCAACCTATCATTGAAGGAAGTAAACGAAGATTTGAAGCAGTTTGTTTATGTGGCATCTCACGATTTGAAGGAACCCCTGCGAATGATTAATAGCTTTACCAATCTCCTAGAACGCTCGGCAGCATCCAAATTGAACATTGAAGAGAAAGAATACATGGCTTTTGTGACAGGCGGAGTAGAACGCATGAATTTGTTGCTGAACGATTTATTAAATTACGCCACAATTGACAAACTCAATGAGAAAGAAATGCAGGAGGAAGTAGATTTAGATGACATTCTGTGTATTGTACAACAAAACCTGCGCTCAAGTATCCACGAAAATGAAGTGCAGATTGAAGCGGATGCACTGCCAAAAGTGAAAGCTCCAAGGCTATTTATGATCCAACTTTTCCAAAATTTACTCAGCAACGCCATCAAATTTCGCAAAGAGTGTACACCAAAAATACAGATTCATGTCGTTGAAAATGAGAATAATTACACACTTTCGGTAGTTGACAATGGCATAGGCATTGAAGCAGATTATACCGAACAGGTTTTCACTATTTTTAAACGCCTACACAGTAGTGCCGAATACCAAGGCACAGGCATTGGTTTGGCGATTTGTCAAAAAATCATCAACAAACTTGGTGGTGAGATTTGGCTCGAATCTGTTCCAGCACAAGGCAGCACTTTCTATTTTACCTTGCCAAAAGGACAATAG